A genome region from Methanobacterium bryantii includes the following:
- the mtaC gene encoding methanol--corrinoid protein MtaC produces the protein MNYIEELESKLDQDFIAVRYNVELEGPAITPENDPDVQTILPKEEPYRSIARAVLRGDTEEAVSKVKEGLKSGETPMDVINNGLMKGMDAVNELYTKGFYFLPDLMLSGDSMMEGLKESEKALGHKSETKGTVVSFVAEGDPHDIGKNLVVMFLRANGYDAIDLGRDVPNEEVIKAVKEYKPIFMTGTALMTTTMTAFPKVVEELEKNGLEVPAIGCGGGSVRKDFVESFPMSVYGVEAYHAPKLADSILKDKKTWKDIRKEYSQIVGEFVPEYD, from the coding sequence ATGAATTATATTGAAGAATTAGAATCAAAACTGGATCAAGACTTTATAGCAGTTAGATATAATGTAGAACTGGAAGGACCAGCAATAACACCTGAAAATGACCCTGATGTGCAGACCATTCTCCCTAAAGAGGAACCTTACAGATCAATTGCGAGGGCTGTGCTCCGTGGAGATACAGAAGAAGCAGTTAGTAAAGTTAAGGAAGGGTTAAAAAGCGGCGAAACACCAATGGATGTAATTAACAACGGTTTAATGAAGGGAATGGATGCAGTTAACGAACTTTACACTAAAGGCTTTTATTTCCTTCCAGACCTGATGCTTTCTGGAGATTCCATGATGGAAGGCTTAAAAGAAAGTGAAAAAGCTCTGGGCCATAAAAGTGAAACCAAAGGAACTGTAGTTTCTTTTGTTGCCGAAGGAGATCCCCACGATATAGGTAAAAACCTGGTAGTGATGTTTTTAAGAGCTAATGGATATGATGCAATAGATCTAGGTAGAGATGTGCCTAATGAAGAGGTTATAAAAGCTGTAAAAGAATACAAACCAATATTTATGACCGGAACAGCTCTAATGACAACTACCATGACTGCTTTCCCTAAAGTGGTTGAGGAACTTGAGAAAAACGGTCTTGAGGTTCCTGCCATTGGATGCGGTGGTGGTTCTGTAAGAAAGGACTTTGTAGAATCTTTCCCTATGAGTGTATATGGTGTTGAAGCATATCACGCCCCAAAACTTGCGGACAGTATATTAAAAGACAAGAAAACATGGAAAGATATCAGAAAAGAGTATTCACAGATAGTCGGAGAATTCGTTCCTGAATACGACTAA
- the mtaB gene encoding methanol--corrinoid protein co-methyltransferase MtaB — MKRFTKMVYKKPEEMVFGRAKFPVSQRWNMQFGAGYVVPEVKVAPVEGSEGSKEKMIAECRNIAQSACERAVGIGLPAFMLEQEHVSQQTNNPEWAAETTRVQAEILEKYYDEYGIRVSLRQTPADIRIEERGPGLRGSDYDNKIEESMEACAANGASDLCIETMGGKALSDYGIARGDIRAILFGIGVLGSIDMEYMWKRIVNICKKYDCRPGGDTDCSQANTAMFIAGGLLDKDVSHTVAALARGMGAARSLVAVECGAVGPLKDCGYENPIIKAISGVPIAMEGKNAVCAHSDLMGNLVCGVTDVWSNESVYHRQEMGGTTPEVWLQATGYEASLMNTALQTGQEEVLRDLYTLTDKYRDPQALVLAYDNAHRIGEAIVKYGKDTYLRSRAAAIEAGKIINEAVDANKMYLTRFERDSLDNALKILEDLPVDKDQFIDECIRSYSRKVPDFNPKNYDL; from the coding sequence GTGAAAAGATTTACTAAAATGGTGTATAAAAAACCTGAAGAAATGGTTTTCGGCCGTGCGAAATTTCCAGTGAGTCAACGTTGGAACATGCAGTTTGGTGCCGGTTACGTAGTACCAGAAGTAAAAGTAGCTCCAGTAGAAGGTTCTGAAGGATCAAAAGAGAAGATGATAGCAGAATGCCGTAATATAGCGCAAAGTGCCTGTGAAAGGGCTGTCGGTATAGGTCTGCCTGCGTTCATGTTAGAGCAAGAACATGTTTCCCAGCAGACCAACAATCCAGAATGGGCTGCAGAAACCACCCGAGTTCAGGCTGAAATTTTAGAAAAATACTACGACGAATACGGCATAAGAGTATCTCTTAGACAGACACCCGCTGATATAAGAATAGAAGAAAGAGGACCAGGACTTAGAGGATCAGATTACGATAACAAAATTGAAGAGTCTATGGAAGCCTGTGCTGCAAACGGGGCTTCTGATCTCTGTATAGAAACTATGGGAGGAAAAGCATTATCAGATTATGGAATTGCGAGAGGAGATATAAGGGCAATACTTTTTGGTATAGGTGTCCTTGGAAGCATAGATATGGAATATATGTGGAAAAGAATCGTTAATATCTGTAAAAAATATGACTGCAGGCCTGGCGGAGATACAGATTGTTCCCAGGCTAATACCGCCATGTTCATCGCAGGTGGGCTGCTGGATAAAGATGTTTCACATACCGTTGCTGCACTCGCAAGGGGAATGGGTGCTGCAAGGAGCCTTGTGGCAGTTGAATGCGGTGCAGTTGGTCCACTAAAAGACTGTGGATATGAAAACCCAATCATAAAAGCAATAAGCGGAGTTCCTATAGCAATGGAAGGTAAAAATGCAGTTTGCGCCCACTCCGATTTAATGGGTAACCTTGTTTGTGGAGTTACAGACGTATGGAGTAACGAATCGGTTTACCACAGGCAGGAAATGGGAGGAACAACTCCAGAAGTATGGCTGCAGGCCACAGGGTACGAAGCATCCCTCATGAATACCGCCCTCCAAACAGGACAAGAAGAAGTTTTAAGAGACCTTTACACTCTCACAGATAAATACAGAGACCCTCAGGCACTGGTACTTGCCTACGATAACGCCCACAGGATAGGTGAAGCCATAGTCAAATATGGTAAAGATACATATCTGAGGTCAAGGGCAGCTGCCATTGAAGCAGGAAAAATAATAAATGAAGCAGTTGACGCCAATAAAATGTATCTTACACGATTTGAAAGAGATTCGCTTGATAACGCTCTTAAAATCCTTGAGGATTTACCTGTAGATAAGGATCAATTTATAGATGAATGTATAAGATCATATTCAAGGAAAGTACCTGACTTTAATCCTAAAAATTATGACCTCTGA
- the mtaA gene encoding methylcobamide:CoM methyltransferase MtaA, whose protein sequence is MNLKENVLAVLRDEETDVTPVVSVTQLGITEAMEKTDAFWPEAHSDAEKMAALGSSLYELAGLECARIPFCLTVEAEAMGCKVDLGNKDRTPQVVESPFENSSDISMPDDFLSKGRIPVVLEAIKKLKDKYGDTLPIIVGITGPFTLTGHLLGVEKLVRYMRTRQNEVEAALDEALDISIEYANAVADAGPDVICVADPTSAPELIDPLQFKTIVKPRLEDLAVQINTAKVLHICGSTEPIIKDMAATGFDGLSIEEKVDITRAKEAIKGGGKTIRVGGRTMSMGGGDKVPKIIGNISSSETLFRGSPDQVKEEVKKVLEAGVDIIAPSCGLAPNTPLENIKAMIEARNEFTVSNI, encoded by the coding sequence ATGAATCTAAAAGAAAATGTACTTGCAGTACTTAGAGATGAAGAAACCGATGTTACACCAGTAGTCAGTGTCACCCAACTTGGTATAACTGAAGCTATGGAAAAAACAGACGCATTTTGGCCAGAAGCGCACAGTGACGCGGAAAAAATGGCAGCACTGGGAAGTTCTCTCTACGAACTTGCAGGATTGGAATGCGCAAGAATTCCATTCTGTCTTACAGTTGAAGCTGAAGCCATGGGCTGCAAAGTGGATCTTGGTAACAAAGATAGAACTCCACAGGTTGTGGAAAGTCCGTTTGAAAACAGCAGCGATATAAGTATGCCTGATGATTTTCTCAGTAAAGGAAGGATTCCAGTTGTACTGGAAGCAATTAAGAAATTAAAGGACAAATATGGAGATACACTTCCAATTATCGTTGGAATTACCGGTCCTTTCACCCTCACAGGACATCTGCTCGGTGTGGAAAAGCTTGTAAGGTACATGCGAACCAGACAAAATGAAGTTGAAGCAGCTTTGGATGAAGCACTGGACATATCTATTGAATATGCAAATGCTGTTGCTGATGCAGGTCCAGATGTAATCTGTGTTGCTGATCCAACGTCTGCCCCTGAGCTTATTGACCCTTTACAGTTTAAAACAATAGTTAAACCAAGATTAGAAGATTTAGCAGTACAGATAAACACAGCTAAAGTCCTTCACATATGTGGATCCACAGAACCTATTATAAAGGACATGGCGGCCACGGGCTTTGATGGGCTAAGCATTGAAGAAAAAGTAGATATAACAAGAGCAAAAGAAGCGATTAAAGGTGGAGGAAAAACCATAAGAGTTGGCGGAAGAACTATGAGTATGGGTGGAGGAGATAAAGTCCCAAAAATCATAGGTAACATTTCTTCAAGCGAAACACTCTTTAGAGGTTCACCTGATCAAGTTAAAGAAGAAGTTAAAAAAGTTTTAGAAGCAGGAGTAGATATAATAGCTCCAAGTTGTGGTTTAGCTCCAAACACTCCCCTTGAAAACATCAAAGCCATGATCGAAGCACGTAACGAATTTACAGTGTCCAATATCTAA
- a CDS encoding protease inhibitor I42 family protein: protein MESNPTTGYSWMAKFNPRYIQLVNSTYFPYKTATNVVGSGGVQVFTFKAIRPGISRITLEYQRPWAETVPPIKEVKYNIFAFGCIYRL, encoded by the coding sequence CTGGAAAGTAATCCCACCACTGGTTATTCATGGATGGCTAAATTCAATCCAAGATATATACAGCTTGTAAACTCAACATACTTTCCTTACAAGACCGCAACTAATGTTGTTGGATCTGGAGGAGTACAGGTATTCACTTTCAAAGCAATCAGACCGGGAATATCACGAATTACACTTGAATACCAGAGACCGTGGGCAGAAACAGTCCCTCCTATAAAAGAAGTTAAATATAACATATTCGCGTTCGGATGCATCTATAGGCTTTAA
- a CDS encoding phosphatase PAP2 family protein, with the protein MTVHFIKDDFKKQFAVFISYIAYAPIISIPAFAIMNYYFLNFHDFIVITTICAIFTCILPVLFVLRWIEGKRHHGQEMDMDIPERKDRNYPLIIVILSYFIGTAVLYAINAPILTTILMFSYFSNTLIVFFINLYWKISIHAMGVAGPTTVLIYAFGPIGCLFGAIIPIVMWSRVYLKRHTVGQVVTGALLGFILTTLQIHLLIH; encoded by the coding sequence ATGACAGTCCATTTTATCAAAGATGACTTTAAAAAACAGTTTGCAGTGTTTATTTCATACATTGCATATGCCCCCATAATTTCAATTCCGGCATTTGCAATAATGAACTACTATTTTCTGAATTTCCATGATTTTATAGTGATAACAACTATATGTGCCATTTTTACATGCATATTACCAGTCTTATTTGTACTTAGATGGATTGAAGGTAAACGACATCACGGTCAAGAAATGGACATGGATATACCTGAAAGGAAAGACCGAAACTATCCCCTTATCATAGTGATTTTATCTTATTTTATAGGAACTGCAGTTTTATACGCCATAAATGCACCTATCCTAACAACCATCCTCATGTTCAGCTACTTTTCAAATACTCTGATCGTGTTTTTTATAAACCTCTACTGGAAAATCAGCATCCATGCAATGGGAGTTGCAGGACCTACAACTGTGTTAATTTACGCCTTTGGTCCTATTGGATGCTTATTTGGCGCCATCATTCCCATAGTAATGTGGAGCAGAGTTTATCTAAAAAGGCACACTGTAGGACAGGTTGTAACAGGGGCATTACTTGGATTTATACTGACCACCTTACAAATACATCTTTTAATCCATTAA
- a CDS encoding glycoside hydrolase family protein, whose amino-acid sequence MQKTDLDSVKEIMLDFASSTGLEPVKTNPQRYLWTDAFAVCNFLELFRQTDDKTYLNLAFQLVNQVHHTLGKHRADDPRSGWISGFDEGEGELHPTKGGLRIGKPLSERKNNEQFDESTEWDQDGQYYHYLTKWMHALNRVSQVSGNPSYLRWAIELAQAAHARFTYAPSSSSQKRMHWKMSIDLTYPLVFAMGQHDPLDGFITYSELQAAARNFKQLSEFDLSNEINDMAGICRGQSMVTNDSLGIGGLLSDASRTAQLIVHGFSYNNLLKTIIGSSLPCLGSFAAGNSLDLPAEYRLAFRELGLSIGLKGVEKLHGLIKENPDLFNNSLRQQVESLLRYKPTGEIIDQFWITDENRKYSSWTDHKDINMVMLATSLAPDEFLRI is encoded by the coding sequence ATGCAAAAAACAGATTTAGATTCTGTTAAAGAAATCATGCTTGATTTTGCAAGTTCAACTGGCCTTGAACCAGTTAAAACTAACCCCCAACGTTATTTATGGACAGATGCATTTGCAGTTTGTAATTTTCTTGAACTTTTCCGCCAGACAGATGATAAAACTTATTTAAATCTCGCATTTCAGTTAGTTAACCAGGTGCACCACACGTTAGGCAAGCACCGCGCGGATGATCCACGCTCAGGATGGATCAGCGGCTTTGATGAGGGTGAAGGAGAACTACACCCAACTAAAGGAGGTCTACGGATTGGAAAGCCGCTGTCCGAGCGCAAAAATAATGAACAGTTCGATGAGAGCACGGAATGGGACCAGGATGGACAGTACTACCATTACCTGACAAAGTGGATGCACGCCTTAAACCGTGTGAGTCAGGTTTCTGGAAATCCAAGCTATTTAAGGTGGGCAATTGAGCTAGCGCAAGCTGCTCATGCAAGGTTCACTTACGCTCCATCTTCAAGCAGTCAAAAACGAATGCACTGGAAAATGAGTATTGACCTTACCTATCCTCTTGTTTTTGCCATGGGACAGCATGACCCCCTCGATGGTTTCATAACCTACAGCGAGCTGCAGGCGGCGGCCAGAAATTTCAAACAGCTGTCTGAATTTGATCTTAGTAATGAGATAAATGATATGGCAGGTATTTGCAGGGGCCAAAGTATGGTTACAAATGATTCTTTAGGCATCGGCGGCCTATTATCTGATGCATCAAGAACTGCACAATTGATAGTTCACGGTTTTTCTTATAACAACCTGCTTAAAACAATTATAGGCTCATCATTACCCTGCCTTGGATCTTTTGCGGCAGGTAACTCCCTAGATCTTCCAGCAGAATACCGCCTTGCTTTCCGCGAACTTGGATTATCAATTGGTTTAAAAGGTGTTGAAAAGCTGCATGGGTTAATCAAAGAGAATCCAGACTTGTTTAATAATTCCCTGCGGCAGCAAGTTGAATCTCTCTTAAGATATAAACCAACTGGTGAAATTATAGATCAATTCTGGATAACTGATGAAAACAGGAAATACAGCAGCTGGACTGATCATAAAGATATTAACATGGTAATGCTAGCTACTAGTCTTGCTCCGGATGAGTTTTTAAGAATTTAA
- a CDS encoding cysteine peptidase family C39 domain-containing protein, with protein MSNLTKILVFIIFFTILTVFTGTVTASNCTLNPEDPIQLIINNTPYDKAIRNNITDNPISDEVMVNTTGVVMSNTTSNCGPASLATVLQNLSINVSQDMVATIAGTDDNGTTMYGLAQAAQKQGLIVKGLKLKVNELQAWNLVYLTLDNVGHYSIVTRINNTIVYLADSDSGNINMTLTDFTESYIQNKTSEYGYALVITDDSNNPQLNNNNTLTDNEMKSVKGTGSIISEWNTGQNNARIKSIAKSILCNFSGSWKIYGLGIFQWVDSHIKYHDHYNTHHSINQVLDSGYGNCVEQARLCVCLARAMGISYYNVRFVHKPEGYYRDYYEGHKKFPGHVWAQIKWGPGPMDWIDLDTSWSYSTYGWFVDPVTWNQKGARDYPWTLNY; from the coding sequence ATGAGTAATTTAACAAAAATTTTAGTTTTTATAATCTTTTTTACCATACTAACTGTGTTTACAGGAACAGTGACAGCTTCCAATTGTACCCTAAATCCTGAAGATCCTATTCAGTTAATTATAAACAATACTCCCTATGATAAGGCAATCAGAAATAATATAACAGATAATCCAATTTCAGACGAAGTAATGGTAAATACAACCGGAGTCGTGATGTCAAACACTACTTCCAATTGCGGGCCTGCTTCACTTGCTACCGTTCTACAAAATCTAAGTATTAACGTATCACAAGATATGGTGGCAACTATTGCCGGAACAGATGATAATGGAACAACAATGTATGGGCTCGCTCAAGCAGCACAAAAACAAGGATTGATTGTAAAAGGGCTTAAATTAAAAGTTAATGAACTCCAAGCATGGAATTTAGTGTATTTAACCCTTGATAATGTAGGCCATTACAGCATTGTAACACGTATAAACAATACAATAGTTTATCTTGCAGATAGCGACTCGGGGAATATTAATATGACTTTAACAGATTTTACTGAATCATATATACAAAATAAAACAAGTGAATATGGATATGCGCTTGTAATAACCGATGATTCAAACAATCCTCAGCTAAACAACAATAACACTTTAACTGATAACGAGATGAAATCCGTTAAAGGAACAGGATCAATTATTAGCGAATGGAACACTGGACAAAACAATGCAAGAATAAAAAGTATAGCAAAATCAATACTATGTAATTTTTCAGGTAGTTGGAAGATCTATGGACTTGGAATCTTTCAATGGGTAGACTCACACATAAAATATCATGACCATTATAACACACATCACAGTATTAACCAAGTACTTGATAGCGGTTATGGAAATTGTGTTGAACAAGCCAGACTTTGTGTATGTCTTGCCAGAGCTATGGGTATATCTTACTATAATGTTCGATTTGTACATAAACCAGAAGGTTATTATAGAGACTATTACGAAGGTCATAAGAAGTTTCCAGGTCATGTTTGGGCACAGATAAAATGGGGACCAGGTCCAATGGATTGGATAGATCTTGATACTTCTTGGAGTTATTCAACCTATGGATGGTTCGTTGATCCTGTTACTTGGAATCAAAAAGGAGCAAGGGACTATCCGTGGACACTGAATTATTGA
- a CDS encoding AIR synthase-related protein, with protein MDIEGFVRQAIKQNDEKSVETSLRDKILEYKNINPEQASKMAFAVIEEVKNTLTIESHPDDFLRDLINYPKADVKMGEIGVGSRGEGDFFVHRRIADIVSSTHTNAFITPEAQDDGGVVKKSVGSNDIYVTTAVDGIHSRLSEYPFLGGFHVARASLRDVCVMGADPVAILSDLHLADDGDVGKLFDFTAGVCAVSELVNVPLVAGSTLRVGGDMVLGDRLVSAVGAVGVSEHPPTARKRAEKGDVILMTEGSGGGTITTTAIYHGMFDVVDETMDVSFIKASEAISNAGLLPEVHAMTDVTNGGLRGDAHEIASTTGVGLTVFDDKIRELINPKVLEMLEKLDIDPLGVSVDSLMIIAPEDIAEEVKKAVSGANVDIAEIGYVDDTGKAKLIRNGAEEALTPLFREAAYTKIKKVVGDTTPEDFEIMKEKVQNAALAAIKKKDDVVKAVREK; from the coding sequence GTGGACATAGAAGGCTTTGTAAGACAGGCAATAAAGCAGAATGATGAAAAATCCGTTGAAACTAGCTTAAGAGATAAAATATTAGAATATAAAAATATAAATCCAGAACAAGCTTCTAAAATGGCATTTGCTGTGATTGAAGAGGTTAAAAACACCTTAACAATTGAATCTCACCCAGATGATTTCCTGAGGGATTTAATAAATTATCCAAAAGCAGACGTTAAAATGGGAGAAATCGGTGTTGGCTCCAGGGGAGAGGGTGATTTCTTCGTTCACAGGAGAATTGCAGATATCGTGTCCAGTACCCACACAAACGCATTCATAACTCCTGAAGCCCAGGACGATGGAGGAGTAGTCAAAAAAAGCGTTGGATCTAACGATATTTATGTAACAACAGCAGTTGATGGAATACACTCCCGTTTAAGCGAATATCCTTTTTTAGGGGGTTTCCACGTTGCTAGAGCATCACTTCGAGATGTGTGCGTTATGGGAGCTGACCCTGTCGCGATACTAAGCGATCTTCACCTTGCAGACGATGGAGATGTTGGAAAACTCTTTGACTTTACTGCAGGAGTCTGTGCAGTTTCAGAACTTGTAAACGTACCGCTTGTAGCAGGAAGTACCCTCAGGGTTGGCGGGGACATGGTTTTAGGCGACAGATTAGTAAGTGCAGTGGGTGCAGTGGGAGTATCTGAACACCCCCCAACAGCAAGGAAACGTGCCGAAAAAGGAGATGTTATTTTAATGACAGAAGGTTCTGGAGGAGGAACCATAACCACAACCGCAATATACCACGGGATGTTCGACGTGGTGGATGAAACAATGGATGTCAGTTTCATAAAAGCATCTGAAGCCATTTCAAATGCAGGGTTACTCCCCGAAGTCCATGCAATGACCGACGTTACAAACGGAGGGCTTAGAGGAGACGCACATGAGATCGCAAGTACTACTGGAGTTGGGTTAACAGTTTTTGATGATAAGATAAGGGAACTGATAAATCCAAAGGTACTTGAAATGCTTGAAAAGCTAGATATAGACCCACTTGGAGTTTCAGTAGATTCTTTAATGATAATTGCGCCGGAAGATATCGCCGAAGAAGTTAAAAAGGCAGTTTCTGGAGCTAATGTAGATATAGCTGAGATCGGTTACGTTGATGATACTGGAAAAGCTAAACTCATAAGAAATGGTGCTGAAGAAGCGTTAACACCGCTGTTTAGAGAAGCGGCTTATACCAAAATTAAAAAGGTTGTTGGAGATACCACTCCTGAAGACTTTGAAATCATGAAGGAAAAAGTCCAAAACGCTGCCTTAGCTGCCATAAAGAAAAAAGATGATGTTGTAAAAGCTGTAAGGGAAAAATAA
- a CDS encoding ATP-binding protein: MKRDVIKINEEKCTGCGECIPGCPEGALQVIEGKARLISDLFCDGLGACIGNCPQGAIEIEQREAEPYDENKVMKNIIRGGPSVIMAHLKHLSDHGQKDLLNQAVDFLKERNIDIPDYEKGASFECACPGSMAVDLNQKPETENEPQIRVSPELRNWPVQLQLLNPNAPYFKNADLLISADCAPFAYANFHQEFLKDKVLIILCPKLDKTIDMYVDKLVEIFEKQDVNSISIVHMEVPCCSGIEVIVRRALEKVQKDIPLKDYTISISGEIIQAK, translated from the coding sequence ATGAAAAGAGATGTTATTAAGATTAATGAAGAAAAATGTACGGGCTGCGGTGAGTGTATTCCAGGCTGTCCTGAAGGAGCTTTGCAGGTAATTGAAGGAAAAGCAAGACTGATAAGTGATTTATTCTGTGACGGTTTAGGGGCATGTATTGGAAACTGTCCTCAGGGAGCTATAGAAATTGAACAGAGAGAAGCTGAGCCTTATGATGAAAATAAAGTTATGAAAAATATAATAAGGGGAGGACCTAGCGTTATAATGGCCCATTTAAAGCATCTCTCTGATCACGGCCAGAAAGACCTTCTTAATCAGGCTGTTGATTTTCTAAAAGAAAGGAATATTGATATACCTGACTATGAGAAAGGAGCATCATTTGAGTGTGCTTGTCCGGGTTCAATGGCAGTGGATTTGAATCAAAAGCCTGAAACTGAAAATGAACCTCAGATAAGGGTTAGCCCTGAACTTAGAAACTGGCCGGTACAGTTACAGCTTTTAAATCCCAATGCTCCCTATTTTAAAAATGCAGACCTTTTGATCTCAGCGGACTGTGCACCGTTTGCATATGCTAACTTTCATCAGGAGTTCTTAAAGGATAAAGTTTTAATAATTCTCTGCCCGAAGCTGGATAAGACCATAGATATGTATGTGGATAAATTAGTTGAGATCTTTGAAAAACAGGATGTAAACTCTATTTCAATAGTACATATGGAAGTTCCCTGCTGTTCAGGAATTGAAGTTATAGTCAGGAGAGCATTAGAAAAAGTTCAAAAGGATATACCTCTTAAAGACTACACTATTTCTATATCTGGTGAAATAATACAGGCAAAATAA
- the hisH gene encoding imidazole glycerol phosphate synthase subunit HisH produces MIVIINYGSGNLKSIKNGFTKIGEETLISQDIREMEKADALVLPGVGAFGTAMEHLENYKDIIHEHINNGKPFLGVCLGLQVLFTKSQENKGVKGLDIFKGEVVKIPEEGLKIPHMGWNNLQIVNECSILDGIENDYMYFVHSYYAKPDDEDIIAATTNYGIDLTAAVCRDNVFATQFHPEKSGEVGLNILKNFVKSIPSK; encoded by the coding sequence ATGATAGTCATAATTAATTATGGATCCGGAAACCTCAAAAGTATTAAAAATGGATTCACAAAGATAGGTGAAGAAACATTAATATCTCAGGACATCCGTGAAATGGAAAAAGCTGATGCACTGGTCCTACCGGGAGTTGGTGCATTTGGAACAGCCATGGAACACCTTGAAAACTACAAAGACATAATTCATGAACATATAAACAATGGAAAACCATTTTTAGGGGTTTGTTTGGGGTTACAGGTATTATTTACAAAAAGTCAGGAAAATAAAGGAGTAAAAGGTCTCGATATATTTAAAGGAGAAGTAGTGAAAATTCCAGAAGAAGGCCTTAAAATACCACATATGGGATGGAATAACCTGCAAATTGTAAATGAATGTTCAATACTCGATGGAATTGAAAATGATTATATGTACTTTGTCCATTCATATTACGCAAAGCCAGATGACGAAGATATAATAGCTGCAACCACAAACTATGGAATTGACTTAACTGCAGCAGTGTGCAGAGATAATGTTTTTGCTACCCAATTTCACCCAGAAAAAAGTGGCGAAGTGGGTTTAAACATTTTAAAGAATTTTGTAAAGAGTATTCCATCAAAATAA
- a CDS encoding sugar phosphate nucleotidyltransferase — MNKTAGMILCGGFGKRLRPLTEKVPKPLVEIKYDYSILEGHDTYTILDKQMFDFKNAGVDRVLLLTGFLSEKIEERYGDDFNGMKIEYVIEDEPLGTLNAIRLGMEHVNNKEQCVIRNGDVVADLNLKKMIHQGEKSDYPLSMFITKMVSPYGIVEVSGDKLVSFKEKPVLDYYINGGIYFSNGEINFGDFEIGDIEKTVFPMMASENQLGYYKEDGLFWMAIDTSKELEQIRKEYKNREDKPWGYEKVLIYTEKYLTKELFIREGYQTSFHYHAEKDETMYIVSGSGYIEFEDRKEYFGKNDTVRIEPGKPHSIVAMENTVLHEVSTPHLNDTIRVNDFYVRAAQDKSISP; from the coding sequence ATGAACAAAACAGCAGGTATGATACTTTGCGGGGGCTTTGGTAAAAGATTAAGACCGCTTACAGAGAAAGTTCCAAAGCCACTAGTTGAAATTAAATACGATTATTCAATTTTAGAAGGTCACGATACCTACACAATTCTTGATAAGCAGATGTTCGACTTTAAAAACGCAGGCGTGGATCGTGTGCTCCTGTTAACTGGATTTTTAAGTGAAAAAATCGAAGAACGTTACGGTGATGATTTCAACGGGATGAAAATTGAGTATGTAATTGAAGATGAACCACTCGGAACTTTAAATGCTATACGATTAGGTATGGAACACGTAAACAATAAAGAACAATGCGTAATAAGGAACGGGGACGTTGTTGCTGATTTAAATCTCAAGAAAATGATTCATCAAGGCGAAAAATCCGATTATCCACTTTCAATGTTTATAACTAAAATGGTTTCTCCATATGGAATAGTTGAAGTTAGTGGAGATAAACTGGTATCATTCAAAGAAAAACCTGTTCTCGATTACTATATCAATGGAGGAATTTATTTCTCAAATGGAGAAATTAACTTCGGGGATTTCGAAATTGGAGACATAGAAAAAACTGTATTTCCAATGATGGCCAGTGAAAACCAGCTCGGCTACTACAAAGAAGATGGACTTTTCTGGATGGCAATTGACACCTCCAAAGAACTGGAACAGATCAGAAAAGAATATAAAAACAGAGAAGACAAACCATGGGGCTACGAAAAGGTCCTTATTTACACCGAAAAATATCTGACAAAAGAATTATTCATAAGAGAAGGATATCAAACCTCTTTCCACTACCATGCTGAAAAAGATGAAACCATGTACATAGTAAGCGGTTCTGGTTACATAGAATTTGAAGACAGGAAAGAATACTTTGGAAAGAACGACACAGTACGTATAGAACCAGGAAAACCTCATTCCATAGTTGCAATGGAAAACACAGTTTTACACGAGGTTTCAACACCACATCTAAACGATACTATACGTGTAAACGACTTCTATGTCAGAGCAGCCCAAGACAAATCAATATCTCCTTAA